One genomic window of Conger conger chromosome 7, fConCon1.1, whole genome shotgun sequence includes the following:
- the synj1 gene encoding synaptojanin-1 — MAFSKGYRIYHKLDPPPYSVIVETRSREECLMLESGAVAVLSAAEKEAIKNTYTKMLDAYGILGVLRLNLGDAMLHSLVVVTGCSSVGKVQDSEVFRVTATDFVSLRNDPSDEDRISDVRKVLNSGNFYFAWSSSGVSMDLSLNAHRRIKEDTTDNRFFWNQSLHLHLKHYGVNCDDWLLRLMCGGVEVRTVYAGHKQAKACVISRLSSERAGTRFNVRGTNDDGQVANFVETEQVIFLDDKVSSFIQIRGSIPLFWEQPGIQVGSHRVKLSRGFEANAPAFERHFYALRRLYGKQVIINLLGMKEGEHMLSKAFQSHLKASEHAAAVKMINFDYHQMVKGGKVEKLHSVLKPQLSKFVEECGYFSYSGDGGVRRSQSGTIRVNCLDCLDRTNSVQAFFALEMLPKQLDDMGLEKPQLVARFQEVFRSMWSVNGDSVSKIYAGTGALDGKAKVGKLKDGARSVTRTIQNNFFDSSKQEAIDILRLGSTLNSDLADKARALLTTGSMYISEPILQSASPRVLLGMCQNHYKYTTPKQIRVCVGTWNVNGGKQFRSIAFRNQTLNDWLLDAPKIAGHPDFQDSKANPVDIFAIGFEEMVELNAGNIVSASTTNQKLWAAELQKNISRDHKYVLLASEQLVGVCLFVFIRPQHAPYIRDVAVDTVKTGMGGATGNKGGVAIRMLFHTTSICFICSHFAAGQSQVKERNDDYNEITRRLSFPMGRLLYSHDYVFWCGDFNYRISLPNEEVKELIRQQNWDALTAGDQLVDQKNAGHVFRGFIEGKIDFPPTYKYDLFSDDYDTSEKCRTPAWTDRVLWKRRKWNFDRSAEEMNVVAAISNEDGKQQHPWCPGALKYYGRAELKTSDHRPVVAIMDVDVLEVDPEARHQVYKDVIALQGPPDGTVLVSLCASGQDDYFDDPLIDELLDKFASFGEVILIRFVEEKMWVTFREGYSALAALSLSSAIILGKTIDIRLKSAGWIKSLEDEMSVERICTGIPSSASSTLLSEDADLAADYDMEGEVDDYSAEVEEILPQHLQPGAGQGPGTSPIPSPRGSPCPSPTHGEPGPPTRPSRAPPRTAGPPQGSPVDPQPASSQSLEPKRAPPPRPNAPPARPAPPQRPPPPSGGRSPTPARKDLAGQKSPGLSRPDFAGRGQPTAGPPGGAQRPNIPPRAGVISIPPQSRPPPPGHPGAPRPVPDVHPGAPRPIAETHPGAPRPTTGPQAKPADLPLGPAQPPQMAPPLQPQMASPIQPQMAPPLQPQMASPIQPQMATPLQPQMASPIQPQMAPPLQPQMASPMQPQMATPLQPQMATPLQPQPAAAAPLPQPNPGLASPKPPPRSRSSHALPEPAPSSQVNGVNGFQREAQEIDDPFDPLSSASWLTTQSLTRSCSLRHAPAPPPAALSAPLSLNSAPMPAFPGGSARLLPPVPSRSQSQEALRASPNLSLSDGQSSGGANPLGPAQRRPLTPDFHPQLHAPAPKPRLQRAASDVPHPAPRLAPPPAPGKRAPQWVTFEQDSPAPRSSNPAAQKSPFLPITASNSAPAPPQTLFPGPGFDADGWGAAPTSAFPGVPPPVPLRTNSGNPQIPMRPSSSSLASKEFTER, encoded by the exons ATGGCCTTCAGCAAAGGATATCGTATCTACCACAAGTTGGACCCCCCTCCTTACAGCGTGATTGTGGAAACGAGGAGCCGTGAAGAATGTCTTATGCTGGAGTCAGGAGCCGTTGCCGTTTTGT CTGCGGCGGAGAAGGAGGCCATCAAGAACACGTACACCAAGATGCTGGACGCCTACGGCATCCTGGGGGTTCTGCGGCTCAACCTGG GGGACGCTATGCTGCACAGCCTGGTGGTGGTGACGGGGTGCAGCTCGGTGGGGAAGGTGCAGGACTCCGAGGTCTTCCGGGTCACCGCCACGGACTTCGTGTCCCTGAGGAACGACCCGTCGGACGAGGACCGGATTTCGGACGTGCGCAAGGTGCTGAACTCGGGGAACTTCTACTTCGCCTGGTCGTCCTCCGGCGTGAGCATGGACCTCAGCCTCAACGCCCACCGCCGGATCAAGGAGGACACCACGGACAACCGCTTCTTCTG gaacCAGTCGCTGCACCTGCACCTGAAGCACTACGGGGTGAACTGCGACGACTGGCTGCTGCGGCTCATGTGCGGGGGGGTGGAGGTCCGCACCGTCTACGCCGGGCACAAGCAGGCCAAGGCCTGCGTCATCTCGCGCCTCAGCTCCGAGAGGGCCGGCACGCGCTTCAACGTGCGCGGCACCAACGACGACGGCCAGGTCGCCAACTTCGTGGAGACCGAGCAG GTTATTTTCCTGGATGATAAGGTGTCGTCCTTCATTCAGATCCGTGGATCCATACCCCTGTTTTGGGAGCAGCCTGGAATCCAG gtgggCTCGCACCGCGTCAAGCTCTCCCGCGGCTTTGAGGCGAACGCTCCAGCCTTCGAGAG GCACTTCTACGCGCTCCGGAGGCTGTACGGGAAGCAGGTGATCATCAACCTGCTGGGCATGAAGGAGGGGGAGCACATGCTCAGCAAGGCCTTCCAG AGCCACCTGAAGGCCTCAGAGCACGCCGCCGCGGTGAAGATGATAAACTTCGACTACCACCAGATGGTGAAGGGGGGCAAGGTGGAGAAGCTGCACAGCGTGCTGAAGCCCCAGCTCAGCAAGTTCGTGGAGGAGTGCGGCTACTTCAGCTACTCCGGGGACGGAGGGGTGCGGAG GAGCCAGAGTGGGACCATTCGGGTGAACTGTCTGGACTGCCTGGACAGAACCAACAGTGTGCAGGCCTTCTTCGCCCTGGAG ATGCTGCCCAAACAGCTGGACGACATGGGCCTGGAGAAGCCTCAGCTGGTGGCCCGCTTCCAGGAGGTGTTCCGCTCCATGTGGTCGGTCAACGGCGACTCCGTCAGCAAGATCTACGCCGGGACGGGGGCCTTGGACGGCAAGGCCAAG GTTGGAAAGCTGAAAGATGGCGCTCGCTCGGTCACCAGAACCATCCAGAACAACTTCTTCGACAGCTCCAAGCAGGAGGCCATCGACATCCTGCGTCTGGGCAGCACCCTGAACAGCGATCTGGCGGACAAGGCCCGCGCACTGCTCACCACCGGCAGCATGTACA TATCAGAGCCCATTTTGCAGTCAG CGTCTCCCAGAGTGCTCCTGGGCATGTGTCAGAACCACTACAAGTACACGACGCCCAAACAGATCCGCGTGTGCGTGGGCACCTGGAACGTCAACGGCGGGAAGCAGTTCCGGAGCATCGCCTTCCGCAACCAGACCCTGAACGACTGGCTGCTGGACGCCCCCAAGATCGCTGGGCACCCCGACTTccagg ACAGCAAAGCCAACCCCGTGGACATCTTTGCGATCGGCTTTGAGGAAATGGTGGAGCTGAACGCCGGCAACATCGTGAGCGCCAG CACGACCAACCAGAAGCTCTGGGCCGCCGagctgcagaagaacatctcccGGGACCACAAGTACGTCCTGCTGGCCTCCGAGCAGCTAGTGGGCGTGTGCCTGTTCGTCTTCATCCGGCCGCAGCACGCCCCCTACATCCG cgaCGTCGCCGTGGACACTGTGAAGACCGGAATGGGCGGGGCCACCGGGAACAAAGGGGGCGTGGCCATCCGCATGCTGTTCCACACCACCAGCATCTGCTTCATCTGCTCCCACTTTGCCGCCGGCCAATCGCAGGTCAAGGAGAGGAACGACGACTACAACGAGATCACCCGCAGACTCAGCTTCCCCATG GGCCGCCTTCTGTACTCACATGACTACGTGTTCTGGTGCGGGGACTTCAACTACCGCATCAGCCTGCCCAACGAGGAGGTGAAGGAGCTGATCCGGCAGCAGAACTGGGACGCCCTGACGGCCGGGGACCAGCTGGTGGACCAGAAGAACGCCGGACAC GTTTTCAGAGGGTTCATCGAGGGGAAGATCGATTTCCCTCCCACCTACAAGTACGACCTGTTCTCGGACGACTACGACACCAGCGAGAAGTGCCGGACCCCCGCCTGGACGGACCGTGTGCTCTGGAAGAGGAGGAAGTGGAATTTCGACAGATCCG CTGAGGAGATGAACGTGGTGGCCGCCATTTCCAACGAAGACGGGAAGCAGCAGCACCCCTGGTGCCCCGGAGCCCTGAAGTACTACGGCCGGGCCGAGCTGAAGACCTCCGATCACAG GCCGGTGGTGGCCATCATGGACGTGGACGTGCTGGAGGTGGACCCCGAGGCCCGGCACCAGGTGTACAAGGACGTGATCGCCCTGCAGGGCCCGCCCGACGGCACCGTGCTCGTGTCCCTCTGCGCCTCCGGCCAGGACGACTACTTCGACGACCCCCTGATCGACGAGCTGCTCGACAAGTTCGCCAGCTTCGGGGAGGTCATCCTCATCAG GTTCGTGGAGGAGAAGATGTGGGTGACGTTCCGGGAGGGCTACTCGGCTCTGGCCGCTCTGTCGCTCAGCAGCGCCATT aTACTGGGGAAGACCATAGATATCCGGTTGAAGAGCGCGGGCTGGATTAAGAGTCTGGAGGACGAGATGAGCGTGGAGCGGATCTGCACGGGAATCCCCTCCTCCGCCAGCTCCACCCTGCTGTCCGAGGACGCCGACCTGGCCGCCGACTACGACATGGAGG GTGAGGTGGATGACTACAGTGCGGAGGTGGAGGAGATCCTGCCTCAGCACCTCCAGCCCGGGGCGGGACAGGGGCCCGGCACCTCCCCCATACCCTCCCCCAGGGGcagcccctgcccctcccccacccacggGGAGCCTGGTCCCCCCACCCGGCCCAGCAGAGCCCCCCCTCGCACTGCTGGACCCCCGCAAG GTTCCCCTGTGGACCCCCAACCTGCCTCCTCTCAGAGCCTGGAGCCCAAACGCGCACCCCCGCCTCGACCCAACGCCCCCCCGGCCCGGCCTGCGCCCCCTCAGCgtccaccccctccctcag GCGGTAGAAGCCCCACGCCAGCTAGGAAAGACCTGGCAG GGCAAAAGAGCCCCGGACTGTCCCGGCCCGACTTCGCAG GTCGAGGGCAGCCCACAGCCGGTCCACCAGGAGGAGCTCAGAGGCCG AACATCCCCCCCCGCGCGGGGGTCATCAGCATCCCCCCTCAgtcccgcccccctcctcccggtCACCCAGGGGCCCCGCGGCCCGTCCCAGACGTCCACCCGGGGGCCCCGAGGCCCATCGCTGAGACTCATCCCGGAGCCCCGCGACCCACCACAGGACCACAGGCCAAGCCCGCGGACCTGCCTCTCG GCCCTGCGCAGCCACCACAGATGGCCCCCCCTCTACAGCCGCAAATGGCGTCTCCCATCCAGCCGCAAATGGCACCCCCGCTACAGCCCCAAATGGCGTCTCCCATCCAGCCGCAAATGGCAACCCCTCTACAGCCCCAAATGGCGTCTCCCATCCAGCCGCAAATGGCACCCCCGCTGCAGCCTCAGATGGCGTCTCCCATGCAGCCGCAGATGGCCACGCCCCTCCAGCCGCAGATGGCCACGCCCCTCCAGCCCCAGCCCGCGGCGGCAGCGCCCCTCCCTCAGCCCAATCCGGGCCTGGCCTCCCCGAAGCCTCCGCCTCGCAGTCGCTCCTCCCACGCCCTGCCTGAGCCCGCCCCTTCCTCTCAG GTGAACGGTGTGAACGGATTCCAAAGAGAAGCACAAGAGATAGACGACCCCTTCGACCCCCTCAGTTCCGCCTCCTGGCTCACCACCCAATCCCTGACCCGAAGCTGCTCCCTCCGCcacgcccccgccccgccccctgcgGCCCTGTCCGCGCCACTCTCCCTAAACTCCGCCCCCATGCCCGCCTTCCCCGGAGGCTCCGCCCGGCTCCTGCCCCCAGTGCCCTCGCGTAGCCAATCGCAGGAGGCCCTGCGAGCCTCGCCCAACCTCTCCTTGTCCGACGGCCAATCGTCGGGCGGCGCCAACCCGCTCGGCCCCGCCCAGCGCCGCCCGCTCACGCCCGACTTTCACCCCCAGCTTCACGCGCCCGCCCCCAAGCCCCGCCTCCAACGCGCCGCGTCGGACGTCCCGCACCCCGCCCCCAggctggccccgcccccggcgcCGGGGAAACGCGCCCCGCAGTGGGTGACGTTTGAGCAAGACTCCCCCGCCCCGCGGAGTTCTAACCCTGCCGCGCAAAAAAGCCCCTTCCTGCCAATCACTGCCTCGAACTCCGCCCCCGCTCCCCCGCAGACCCTGTTCCCCGGCCCTGGGTTCGACGCGGACGGCTGGGGGGCCGCACCCACCTCCGCATTCCCCGGAGTCCCCCCTCCTGTCCCCCTGAGGACTAACTCTGGCAACCCGCAGATCCCCATGAGACCAAGCAGCAGCTCTCTAGCCTCTAAGGAGTTCACCGAGAGAtag